The proteins below are encoded in one region of Effusibacillus dendaii:
- a CDS encoding 2-hydroxy-3-keto-5-methylthiopentenyl-1-phosphate phosphatase, protein MVVFCDFDGTITERDMIISVMERFAPDGWELTKDDILSQRISVQEGVGRLFSMIPSGQRDELVAYAKQTARIREGFGEFVEYCRGNNVELLVTSGGIDFFVEPILAPYQISQIYCNQADFSDETIRILWPHDCDDKCDGGCGMCKPSVMRKYPADRFTRLVIGDSITDLKAARQADFVIARSFLLDRCREEGLTLAPFTDFGDVKACIERLLQLGVSA, encoded by the coding sequence ATGGTCGTTTTTTGTGACTTTGACGGGACGATTACCGAACGAGATATGATCATTTCCGTAATGGAGCGGTTTGCACCGGATGGATGGGAATTAACGAAGGACGATATTTTATCGCAACGAATTTCGGTGCAGGAAGGGGTTGGCAGACTGTTTTCCATGATTCCCTCCGGCCAGCGGGATGAACTGGTTGCATATGCAAAACAGACGGCAAGAATCCGTGAAGGATTTGGCGAGTTTGTCGAATATTGCCGTGGAAATAATGTGGAACTGTTGGTGACAAGCGGCGGCATCGATTTTTTTGTGGAGCCGATTTTGGCACCTTACCAAATCTCGCAAATCTACTGCAATCAAGCAGACTTTTCGGATGAGACGATTCGCATTTTGTGGCCGCATGATTGTGACGACAAATGTGACGGGGGTTGCGGGATGTGTAAACCTTCGGTTATGCGAAAGTATCCGGCCGATCGATTTACACGCCTTGTGATTGGGGACAGTATCACCGATCTGAAAGCGGCGAGACAGGCCGATTTTGTGATTGCACGTTCCTTTTTGCTGGACAGGTGCAGAGAAGAAGGACTCACGCTTGCGCCGTTTACCGATTTTGGGGACGTTAAAGCATGCATTGAACGATTGTTGCAATTGGGGGTGTCCGCATGA
- a CDS encoding acetate and sugar kinases/Hsc70/actin family protein: MVRSVGLDIGNDSVKLVMEGGVLAIPNIVAPGSARNLLREEDNVLEALDVEVFSRSLTGAAYYGTVGVCEIGALTTDFPIMKKLQSDNRFSHGEYFGLASYLDAIRQDVFENFGYNFQSRAKLVKRIRDSSYLINLVGERREGH; encoded by the coding sequence GTGGTCAGGTCCGTTGGACTCGATATTGGAAATGACAGCGTAAAACTGGTGATGGAAGGCGGCGTTTTGGCGATTCCCAACATTGTGGCGCCAGGCAGTGCGCGCAATCTTTTAAGAGAAGAAGACAACGTCTTGGAGGCGCTTGATGTAGAAGTGTTCAGCCGTTCGCTGACGGGCGCGGCTTATTACGGAACAGTTGGGGTTTGTGAGATTGGAGCTTTGACGACCGATTTTCCGATTATGAAAAAATTGCAATCGGATAATAGGTTCAGCCACGGGGAATATTTTGGACTGGCTTCCTACCTGGATGCGATTCGGCAGGATGTATTTGAAAACTTCGGATACAATTTTCAAAGCCGTGCCAAGCTGGTGAAGCGAATTCGTGATTCCAGCTATCTGATCAATCTGGTCGGAGAACGGCGGGAGGGACATTAA
- a CDS encoding FtsW/RodA/SpoVE family cell cycle protein, translating into MVSFDWLKRHARDFDFIMLLVLIAISVISFLAVYSATIPRSGLEDYYKKQIIWQALGFAIFFALVLTDYRIFDNSRFSWICYGVTMVLLVAVLFFPAINGQKSWIQLPGFQLQPSELAKLVAIIGMASYMSKMNEREESLTWRNFVRITAIWLLPFLLIMVEPDLGQGLVMIGLYCAMMILVLKRKWLWVFGGLGGALVAAYFSAITIFQPYYLKFVHLLPLKEYQKARFVVVIDPKSAGDWGYQVYQAIIAIGNGGLPGRGLLAGSQTQGAFVPEQQTDMIFSAIGEDFGFIGTSTLIILFFILLQRMMKIASTATDSFGTYIIVGAMGMFGFQIFENIGMNLALMPATGITLPFVSYGGTSLLTNFMLIGIVQSIAIRRRKLRF; encoded by the coding sequence GTGGTCAGTTTTGACTGGTTGAAGCGACATGCGAGAGATTTTGACTTTATTATGCTATTGGTCCTGATCGCGATATCAGTCATCAGCTTCCTGGCAGTTTATTCGGCGACAATTCCCCGATCCGGGTTGGAAGATTACTATAAAAAGCAAATCATTTGGCAAGCGCTAGGTTTTGCGATCTTCTTTGCTCTCGTATTGACCGATTATCGGATTTTTGATAACAGTCGGTTTTCCTGGATCTGTTACGGGGTTACAATGGTTCTGTTGGTAGCGGTGCTGTTTTTTCCAGCGATTAACGGACAGAAGAGCTGGATTCAATTGCCTGGTTTTCAGCTTCAGCCATCTGAGCTTGCAAAGTTGGTCGCGATTATTGGAATGGCTTCCTATATGTCAAAGATGAACGAAAGGGAAGAATCGCTTACGTGGAGAAATTTTGTCCGAATTACCGCTATTTGGCTGCTGCCGTTCTTGCTCATTATGGTAGAACCAGATTTGGGACAAGGACTGGTCATGATCGGGCTTTATTGCGCGATGATGATTCTGGTGTTGAAACGCAAATGGTTATGGGTTTTTGGAGGTCTGGGCGGGGCGCTGGTTGCCGCCTATTTTTCGGCGATTACCATTTTTCAACCCTATTATTTAAAATTTGTTCATTTGCTGCCGCTGAAAGAGTATCAAAAGGCACGGTTTGTGGTGGTCATCGATCCGAAATCGGCGGGTGACTGGGGATATCAAGTTTATCAGGCGATTATTGCGATCGGCAATGGCGGGCTGCCTGGCAGAGGTTTGCTGGCGGGGTCGCAAACGCAGGGAGCATTCGTGCCGGAACAGCAAACCGATATGATTTTTTCGGCGATCGGGGAGGATTTTGGATTCATCGGGACCTCGACTTTAATTATTCTATTCTTTATTCTCCTGCAGCGGATGATGAAGATTGCCAGTACGGCGACCGATTCGTTTGGCACCTATATTATTGTCGGCGCGATGGGGATGTTTGGATTCCAGATTTTCGAGAATATCGGTATGAACCTGGCGCTGATGCCTGCGACCGGGATTACGCTGCCGTTTGTTTCCTATGGGGGGACTTCCCTGCTAACTAACTTCATGTTGATTGGAATTGTTCAGTCGATTGCGATTCGAAGGAGAAAGTTGCGGTTTTGA
- the thpR gene encoding RNA 2',3'-cyclic phosphodiesterase, with protein MRRFFVGVKIPDAMGEALLQLEAVLQSHVQAKRWYGVDQFHITTNFLGELTDSDLQNTIRLLDQTASDHESFHLSLSGVGAFPRARVVWCGVGGETDRLVRLYDRLREAFRPLAADRFAKPVFTPHISLARTGDLSSFRPETVDVEQLLMQCEWTVDQVCLFESLLHPDGARYPVIHSVNLKQRTG; from the coding sequence ATGAGACGTTTTTTTGTAGGTGTCAAAATTCCGGATGCGATGGGAGAGGCATTATTGCAATTGGAAGCTGTTTTGCAGTCCCACGTACAGGCCAAAAGATGGTATGGAGTCGATCAGTTCCATATTACCACGAACTTTCTCGGGGAATTGACTGACTCCGACCTGCAAAATACGATACGCCTGCTCGATCAAACAGCGTCCGATCATGAATCGTTTCACTTATCCCTGAGCGGGGTCGGCGCTTTTCCGCGTGCCCGTGTAGTATGGTGCGGGGTTGGTGGAGAAACAGATCGTTTAGTGCGGCTGTATGACAGATTGCGGGAGGCTTTTCGCCCGTTAGCGGCAGACCGGTTTGCCAAGCCCGTTTTTACGCCGCATATCAGTTTGGCTCGAACAGGCGATCTTTCATCATTCCGGCCGGAAACTGTAGATGTGGAGCAGTTGCTTATGCAATGCGAGTGGACGGTGGACCAGGTATGTCTGTTTGAATCGCTGCTCCACCCGGACGGCGCCCGCTATCCGGTCATCCATTCAGTAAATTTAAAACAGCGAACCGGGTAA
- a CDS encoding MBL fold metallo-hydrolase: protein MQNVTPILHPLDHGITIIDLMERDLQGRTGGYVIEAEKIALVETGSSLSAPYILAGLEKLNIKPEQVEYIIVTHIHLDHSGGAGYILPNFPNATVVVHPRGARHLIDPSRLIVGARAVYGDMLDTLFGPIEPIPEERVMIRSEGDTLDLGGGRILSFYDTPGHANHHFSIYDPVSEGIFTGDTVGIRYVKQFTGYDFETIFPSTTPSEFDRAAVFASVEKLQKLGARRIYHGHFGVTEPAEFAFERTQKTVAAFDDIARSCFNSGGGVEILAEKLLEYIGQDLAEQGYPTDNLKPFEMESRFNAQGLIYSLERELKKKSNS from the coding sequence ATGCAGAATGTAACTCCGATTTTACACCCGCTCGACCACGGAATCACCATCATCGACCTGATGGAGAGAGATTTACAGGGCCGCACCGGCGGTTATGTAATCGAAGCGGAAAAAATCGCTTTGGTCGAAACCGGTTCTTCTCTCTCCGCTCCGTACATACTGGCAGGCTTGGAAAAACTGAACATCAAACCGGAACAGGTCGAGTACATTATCGTCACTCATATCCATCTTGACCATTCTGGCGGCGCCGGATATATCCTGCCAAACTTCCCGAATGCAACCGTGGTTGTGCATCCGCGCGGAGCCCGTCATCTGATCGATCCCAGCCGTCTTATCGTCGGTGCCCGAGCCGTGTACGGCGATATGCTGGATACACTGTTTGGACCAATTGAGCCGATTCCGGAAGAACGGGTCATGATTCGCAGCGAAGGCGATACGCTGGATCTGGGCGGCGGACGGATTCTCTCCTTTTACGATACGCCAGGTCACGCCAACCACCATTTTTCAATCTATGATCCGGTCTCAGAAGGGATCTTCACAGGCGATACGGTCGGCATCCGGTATGTCAAACAGTTTACCGGCTACGATTTTGAGACGATTTTTCCTTCCACGACGCCTTCCGAATTTGATCGGGCAGCCGTTTTCGCATCGGTCGAAAAGCTGCAAAAACTGGGAGCAAGACGAATTTATCACGGCCATTTCGGCGTAACCGAACCGGCTGAATTCGCTTTTGAACGCACACAAAAAACGGTCGCCGCTTTTGACGATATCGCTCGTTCCTGCTTCAATTCAGGCGGCGGAGTGGAGATTCTGGCGGAGAAGTTATTAGAGTACATTGGACAGGATCTGGCGGAACAAGGATACCCGACAGACAACCTGAAACCGTTTGAGATGGAGTCGCGTTTCAATGCGCAAGGACTCATCTACTCGCTGGAACGGGAACTGAAAAAGAAGTCCAATAGCTAA
- the ftsW gene encoding putative lipid II flippase FtsW has translation MNLPRHRPDFVILIVTLLLVSIGLLSIYSASIIWAYQELDKPPNYFFVRQCIWAFVGLIIMLVIMNLPFWRLRKPLKLLIPLSFVMLLMVFLFPGVNGAHRWIYIGSNTIQPSEIAVLTLVIYLSHLLTKKQDVVNNFKKTVVPVMAIAGFFSGLILLEPDMDTAALPVVVAFVLLFGAGVPVRHLMGVALPVASLAILFIFSSDYRRARIFSFLDPFSQQNALGDGFQQVHSLYAIASGGWVGKGLGRSVEKFLYLPEPHTDFIFAIFTEEWGTIGGILLIILFAVLIWRAFRICTLLPDRFGALLAMGITATIGIPVVVNIAMVTGAFPVAGIPLPFITYGGTALLVKLASMGILLNLSRYTIEESEKRR, from the coding sequence ATGAATTTACCACGTCATCGCCCAGACTTCGTGATCCTGATCGTCACCCTCCTGCTTGTCAGCATCGGCCTGCTAAGCATCTACAGCGCGAGTATCATTTGGGCCTATCAGGAGTTAGACAAACCACCCAACTATTTTTTTGTAAGGCAATGTATATGGGCTTTCGTCGGATTGATTATTATGCTGGTCATTATGAATCTGCCTTTTTGGCGCTTGCGAAAACCGCTCAAACTGCTGATTCCGCTCTCGTTTGTAATGCTCCTGATGGTGTTTCTGTTTCCTGGCGTTAACGGTGCGCACCGCTGGATCTATATCGGTTCCAACACCATACAGCCGTCTGAGATTGCCGTCTTGACGCTGGTCATTTATCTGTCTCATCTGTTGACCAAGAAACAGGATGTTGTAAACAACTTCAAAAAAACAGTGGTTCCTGTCATGGCGATTGCCGGCTTCTTTTCCGGTCTGATCCTGCTTGAACCTGACATGGATACGGCCGCCCTGCCGGTTGTGGTCGCGTTTGTTCTGCTGTTTGGCGCCGGGGTGCCGGTTCGTCACCTTATGGGCGTTGCGCTGCCCGTTGCCAGTCTCGCCATTCTGTTTATTTTTTCTTCCGATTATCGGAGGGCGCGGATTTTCTCCTTTCTTGATCCATTTTCCCAGCAGAACGCGTTAGGAGATGGGTTTCAGCAAGTTCATTCCCTGTATGCCATCGCTTCCGGGGGATGGGTCGGCAAGGGACTCGGGCGCAGTGTGGAAAAGTTCCTGTATTTGCCGGAACCTCACACAGATTTTATTTTTGCGATTTTTACGGAAGAATGGGGTACGATAGGCGGCATTCTGCTGATTATTTTGTTTGCTGTGCTGATTTGGCGTGCATTTCGGATCTGCACCCTATTGCCGGATCGATTTGGCGCCTTGCTTGCCATGGGAATTACTGCCACAATAGGAATACCGGTAGTCGTCAACATTGCCATGGTGACCGGCGCCTTTCCGGTTGCGGGCATTCCGCTGCCGTTCATCACTTACGGCGGCACCGCCCTCTTGGTGAAACTGGCCTCGATGGGCATACTGCTAAACTTGTCACGATATACCATAGAAGAATCTGAAAAAAGGAGATGA
- the pabB gene encoding aminodeoxychorismate synthase component I: MFVLDFENERMIFKNPQEIWVANTLEEVIPCLNQVQEAINQGFYAVGYIAYEAAPAFDPKLTVKNGNRIPLLWFGLFKEPSADEFSITDKEFTLSEWVPSIGEKEYIQHIAAIKNAISNGETYQVNYTIRLRSRFTGSDVAFYSHLRKFQQGNYSAYLNLGRYRILSASPELFFKVENGNIKVKPMKGTSKRGRWLEEDQTQAEWLAKSEKNRAENVMIADLLRSDLGKIAETGTVSVSELFAIEKYPTVFQMVSQIEGKLRQDVSITDIFKSLFPCGSITGAPKAKTMEWIAELEDCPRDIYCGTIGLIKPSGEMIFNVAIRTVLLDMQTGLAEFGAGGGVTWDSTADGEYEEAILKTALLKEPQTEFELLETMKLNNDRYFLLHHHLNRLQKSAAYFGIPIDEKEVLDALRQHADLHQGETRRVRLLVSNNGGTHIESVPLSESPAYSLPIRIAKDPVSRFNRFLCHKTTFRTLYDRHRTENPGVFDILLWNEEGEITEFTFGNVVLEIGGKKLTPRLESGLLAGTFRQYLIENGKIAEQVLKLEDLKLAERIWFINSVREWVPVYIVK, encoded by the coding sequence ATGTTTGTATTGGATTTCGAAAATGAGCGCATGATCTTCAAAAATCCGCAAGAAATATGGGTTGCCAATACGTTGGAAGAAGTCATTCCTTGTTTGAATCAAGTTCAGGAAGCCATTAACCAGGGTTTTTATGCAGTGGGCTATATTGCCTACGAGGCAGCGCCGGCATTTGATCCAAAACTTACTGTAAAAAATGGAAACCGGATTCCTTTGCTTTGGTTCGGCTTGTTCAAGGAACCGTCAGCAGACGAATTTTCGATTACTGACAAAGAATTCACGCTTTCCGAGTGGGTGCCTTCAATAGGTGAAAAGGAGTATATCCAACATATTGCCGCCATCAAAAATGCGATTTCCAACGGTGAAACCTACCAAGTTAACTACACGATCAGGCTTCGCTCCCGGTTTACAGGATCGGATGTTGCTTTTTACAGCCATTTGCGCAAATTTCAACAGGGAAACTATTCCGCCTATCTCAATCTTGGGCGTTACCGGATTCTCTCGGCTTCACCCGAACTTTTCTTTAAAGTGGAAAACGGAAACATCAAGGTAAAGCCGATGAAGGGAACCTCGAAACGCGGGAGATGGTTGGAAGAGGATCAAACCCAGGCGGAATGGCTTGCCAAATCCGAAAAAAACCGGGCAGAAAATGTCATGATTGCGGATTTGCTCAGGAGTGATTTGGGGAAGATTGCGGAAACAGGCACCGTTTCAGTAAGTGAACTGTTTGCGATAGAAAAATACCCGACGGTGTTTCAGATGGTTTCCCAAATCGAAGGAAAGCTGCGGCAGGATGTTTCAATTACAGACATTTTTAAATCTCTTTTTCCATGCGGCTCTATCACAGGAGCGCCAAAAGCCAAAACAATGGAATGGATCGCCGAACTGGAAGATTGTCCGCGGGATATTTATTGCGGAACGATTGGACTGATAAAACCGAGTGGAGAGATGATTTTCAACGTCGCCATCCGGACAGTGCTGCTGGATATGCAAACGGGACTTGCGGAATTCGGTGCAGGCGGCGGCGTAACATGGGATTCGACCGCTGACGGCGAATATGAAGAAGCCATTCTGAAAACCGCTCTGCTAAAAGAACCACAGACGGAGTTTGAGCTGCTCGAGACAATGAAATTAAACAACGACCGCTATTTTTTGTTACATCACCATCTCAACCGCCTGCAAAAATCGGCTGCATACTTTGGAATTCCTATTGATGAAAAAGAAGTGTTGGATGCATTGCGGCAGCATGCCGATTTGCATCAGGGTGAGACTCGCCGTGTTCGCCTGTTGGTTTCCAACAACGGCGGAACACATATAGAAAGCGTTCCGTTAAGCGAATCTCCTGCCTATTCTTTGCCAATTCGAATCGCCAAAGATCCTGTTTCCAGATTCAACCGCTTTTTGTGTCACAAGACGACTTTCCGGACGCTTTATGACAGACACCGGACAGAAAACCCGGGCGTTTTTGACATTCTTTTGTGGAACGAGGAAGGGGAAATCACAGAATTTACCTTTGGCAACGTCGTTTTGGAAATTGGCGGTAAAAAGTTAACTCCTCGTCTTGAAAGCGGGCTTCTGGCTGGAACATTTCGCCAATATTTGATCGAGAATGGGAAAATTGCCGAACAAGTCTTAAAGCTTGAAGACTTAAAACTTGCGGAACGAATCTGGTTTATCAATAGTGTCAGAGAATGGGTGCCCGTTTATATAGTGAAATAA
- a CDS encoding pyridoxal phosphate-dependent aminotransferase encodes MLVQPAERLKRLPEQFFSKLTRKAASYVAEGYDVINLGQGNPDLPTPAHIVESMREAVLDPKTHRYSPFSGLLELKEAVADWYRMECDVSLEPETEVAILFGGKVGLVEISQCLLNKGDVCLVPDPGYPDYWSGVAMSGGEMVMMPLLRENDFLPDYSSLPDDVLRRAKLMFLNYPSNPTSATAPESFFQETVALAEKHQIVVAHDYAYGAIGFDGLKPVSFLQAPGAKEVGVEFYTMSKTYNMAGWRVGFAVGNKEIISLLNLIQDHYFVSLFPAIQRASITALRSSQDCVRELVNVYQRRRNVFIGGLRELGWDVIEPKGSFFTWIPIPNGMSSIEFADLALERAYVVVAPGIGFGKSGEGYVRVGLLDSEERLREAVERLGKIVY; translated from the coding sequence ATGTTGGTACAGCCAGCGGAACGGCTGAAACGGCTGCCGGAACAGTTCTTTTCGAAATTGACGCGAAAAGCGGCTTCCTATGTAGCAGAGGGTTATGACGTGATTAATCTGGGGCAGGGCAATCCTGATTTGCCGACACCTGCCCATATTGTGGAATCCATGCGGGAAGCGGTACTCGATCCAAAAACGCACCGCTATTCGCCGTTTTCCGGGCTGCTCGAACTGAAAGAGGCAGTTGCCGACTGGTATAGAATGGAATGCGACGTTTCGCTTGAACCGGAGACAGAAGTGGCTATCTTGTTTGGCGGAAAAGTCGGCTTGGTTGAGATTAGTCAATGTTTGTTAAACAAAGGCGACGTATGTCTGGTTCCCGATCCCGGTTACCCGGATTATTGGTCAGGCGTGGCGATGAGCGGCGGTGAAATGGTGATGATGCCGCTTTTGCGGGAAAACGATTTTCTGCCCGATTATTCCAGTCTGCCGGACGATGTGCTGCGGCGGGCAAAATTGATGTTTTTAAACTATCCGAGCAACCCCACGTCTGCAACCGCACCGGAATCGTTTTTTCAGGAAACGGTGGCGTTGGCGGAGAAACACCAGATTGTAGTGGCACACGATTATGCGTACGGGGCGATCGGCTTTGACGGTTTGAAACCGGTGTCGTTCCTGCAGGCGCCGGGTGCAAAAGAAGTTGGGGTCGAATTTTACACGATGTCCAAAACATACAATATGGCCGGCTGGCGGGTAGGCTTTGCAGTTGGCAATAAAGAGATTATCTCGTTGCTCAATCTGATCCAGGACCATTACTTTGTGTCTTTGTTTCCGGCCATCCAGCGGGCATCGATCACGGCATTGCGTTCTTCGCAGGACTGTGTAAGAGAATTGGTGAACGTGTATCAGCGTCGGCGTAATGTATTTATCGGCGGACTGCGCGAGCTCGGTTGGGACGTGATAGAGCCGAAAGGTTCTTTCTTTACCTGGATTCCGATTCCGAATGGCATGAGTTCGATCGAATTTGCCGATCTGGCACTGGAACGGGCGTATGTGGTGGTAGCCCCCGGTATTGGATTTGGCAAAAGCGGCGAGGGATATGTGCGCGTAGGACTTTTGGATTCGGAAGAACGCCTGCGGGAAGCTGTTGAGCGGTTGGGGAAGATCGTATATTGA
- a CDS encoding 2,3-diketo-5-methylthiopentyl-1-phosphate enolase — translation MGDWVSDDYVMASYLVHQQAGDFYKKAQGIAVGLTVGSWTDLPAERQEQMKKHLGQVVSVEELGEDEAGNRKAILQIGYPVCNFTAEIPALLTTVFGKLSMDGMIKLVDLQFPESFVKQFPGPKYGIEGIRQRLGVYDRPLLMSIFKSCIGYETKTLAELFYQQAIGGVDLVKDDEIFFDDTYAPFERRIEACAKEAERAYSVTGKKVLYAANLTGPVTEIVEKAKRAVEAGASALLLNVLAYGYDVLHRLAGDPAVTVPIMAHPALSGAVYPAPQYGIRASVLLGKLMRMAGADFVLYPSAYGSVAMERTETLAIADELRMDAFALKRSFPVPSAGIHPALVPQLYEDLGNDQIVNAGGGIHGHPDGSAAGGRAFVAAIEAVLKGRTLAEAATESDELAKALQLWGGK, via the coding sequence ATGGGGGATTGGGTGTCTGACGATTATGTAATGGCTTCTTATCTGGTGCACCAGCAGGCGGGCGATTTTTATAAAAAAGCGCAGGGGATTGCGGTGGGACTTACAGTCGGTTCCTGGACGGATCTGCCTGCTGAACGGCAAGAACAGATGAAAAAACACCTCGGGCAGGTGGTATCTGTCGAAGAGCTGGGGGAAGACGAGGCGGGGAATCGAAAGGCGATTTTGCAAATCGGGTACCCGGTATGCAACTTTACGGCTGAAATTCCCGCGTTGTTGACTACTGTATTCGGCAAGCTGTCGATGGACGGGATGATCAAGCTGGTCGATCTGCAGTTTCCGGAATCGTTTGTAAAACAGTTTCCGGGACCGAAATACGGCATCGAAGGAATCCGGCAGCGGTTAGGTGTATATGACCGGCCGCTGTTAATGTCGATTTTCAAATCGTGCATCGGCTACGAGACGAAAACATTGGCGGAACTGTTTTATCAGCAGGCGATCGGCGGCGTTGATCTTGTGAAAGATGATGAAATTTTCTTTGATGATACGTATGCCCCGTTTGAGCGACGAATCGAAGCGTGTGCGAAAGAGGCGGAAAGGGCTTACTCTGTTACGGGCAAAAAGGTGTTGTATGCGGCCAATTTGACCGGACCGGTTACGGAAATCGTGGAAAAAGCGAAACGGGCTGTTGAGGCAGGCGCCAGTGCCCTTCTGTTGAATGTGTTGGCATATGGATATGATGTGTTGCACAGATTGGCGGGAGATCCGGCCGTTACAGTTCCGATCATGGCGCATCCCGCCTTGTCGGGTGCTGTGTATCCAGCGCCACAGTACGGTATACGAGCCAGCGTTCTGCTGGGGAAACTGATGCGAATGGCAGGGGCTGATTTTGTGCTGTATCCTTCCGCCTATGGTTCGGTTGCCATGGAACGCACAGAGACGTTGGCGATTGCAGACGAATTGCGCATGGATGCGTTTGCCCTCAAACGGTCGTTCCCTGTCCCTTCCGCAGGGATTCATCCTGCGTTGGTGCCGCAGCTGTATGAGGATCTCGGAAATGATCAAATCGTCAACGCGGGTGGCGGCATTCACGGGCATCCGGACGGATCGGCAGCCGGCGGGCGGGCGTTTGTGGCAGCGATTGAAGCGGTCCTAAAAGGCCGAACACTTGCTGAAGCAGCAACCGAAAGTGATGAACTGGCGAAGGCACTCCAGTTGTGGGGAGGCAAGTAA
- a CDS encoding tRNA threonylcarbamoyladenosine dehydratase: MLHRFSRTELVIGPEGLEKMRNATVCVLGMGGVGSFAVEALARTGIGKLILVDKDVVDITNINRQLPALTDTIGRSKTHIMKERIAQINPDCQVTVLDLFFNEDTKEQIFAQKLDYVVDAIDTITAKILLIVECKRRGIPIVSSMGAANKIDPTRFEVVDISKTKIDPIAKVLRRKLKDYGITKGVPVVCSTEQPRKPLEAVRQQIVSPEIEQGQAPRKAKQPPASIAFVPPVAGMILASVVVRDLMGYEI; this comes from the coding sequence ATGCTGCATCGATTTTCCCGCACAGAGCTTGTCATCGGACCGGAAGGTTTGGAAAAAATGAGAAATGCAACCGTTTGCGTGCTTGGCATGGGAGGCGTCGGCTCTTTTGCGGTAGAAGCGTTAGCCCGGACGGGGATCGGAAAACTGATTCTGGTTGATAAAGATGTTGTCGACATCACCAATATCAATCGGCAACTTCCGGCGCTTACCGATACGATTGGCCGTTCCAAAACACATATAATGAAAGAGCGCATTGCACAGATTAACCCGGACTGCCAAGTGACAGTGCTGGATCTGTTCTTTAACGAAGACACCAAGGAGCAGATTTTTGCTCAAAAACTCGACTATGTGGTCGATGCGATCGATACGATCACCGCCAAAATCCTGCTGATCGTGGAATGCAAACGTCGCGGCATCCCGATCGTCTCTTCGATGGGGGCCGCCAATAAAATCGATCCTACCCGCTTTGAAGTAGTCGACATTTCAAAAACAAAAATAGATCCGATTGCCAAAGTACTCCGCCGCAAGCTGAAGGACTACGGCATTACAAAAGGAGTTCCCGTTGTCTGTTCCACCGAACAACCGCGCAAACCGCTTGAAGCGGTAAGACAGCAGATCGTTTCACCGGAAATCGAGCAGGGGCAGGCGCCCCGCAAGGCTAAGCAACCGCCCGCTTCCATCGCCTTCGTACCTCCTGTGGCGGGAATGATTCTCGCGTCTGTTGTCGTGCGTGATTTGATGGGATACGAAATATAA